A genomic region of Vitis vinifera cultivar Pinot Noir 40024 chromosome 7, ASM3070453v1 contains the following coding sequences:
- the LOC100244642 gene encoding protein LIGHT-DEPENDENT SHORT HYPOCOTYLS 4, translating to MDSIPEMDSSNSENTSINTSSNSSAATSSSSASTTPSRYENQKRRDWNTFGQYLKNHRPPLSLSRCSGAHVLEFLRYLDQFGKTKVHTPICPFYGHPNPPAPCPCPLRQAWGSLDALIGRLRAAFEENGGKPEANPFGARAVRLYLREVRDLQSKARGISYEKKKRKRLPQQMPPQLPPPGAS from the coding sequence ATGGATTCAATTCCAGAAATGGACAGCTCCAACTCTGAGAATACCAGCATCAACACAAGCAGCAACAGCTCAGCTGCGACCTCCTCCTCTTCCGCTTCCACCACTCCCAGCCGCTACGAGAACCAGAAGCGCCGAGACTGGAACACCTTCGGCCAATACTTGAAAAACCACAGGCCACCGCTGTCGCTGTCGCGCTGCAGCGGAGCTCATGTCCTGGAATTCCTCCGCTACCTGGACCAATTCGGCAAGACCAAAGTCCACACCCCAATTTGCCCTTTCTACGGCCACCCAAACCCTCCTGCGCCTTGCCCGTGCCCTCTCCGCCAGGCCTGGGGAAGCCTGGATGCTCTCATCGGACGCCTCCGCGCCGCCTTCGAAGAGAATGGAGGGAAGCCTGAAGCAAACCCATTTGGGGCAAGGGCTGTGAGGCTCTATCTCCGAGAGGTTCGCGATTTGCAGTCCAAAGCGAGGGGGATCAGCTACGAGAAGAAGAAGCGGAAGCGCCTTCCGCAGCAGATGCCACCACAGCTGCCTCCTCCAGGAGCCAGTTAA